The following proteins come from a genomic window of Caloenas nicobarica isolate bCalNic1 chromosome 24, bCalNic1.hap1, whole genome shotgun sequence:
- the RAB5C gene encoding ras-related protein Rab-5C, translated as MAGRGGAARPNGPAAGNKICQFKLVLLGESAVGKSSLVLRFVKGQFHEYQESTIGAAFLTQTVCLDDTTVKFEIWDTAGQERYHSLAPMYYRGAQAAIVVYDITNTDTFVRAKNWVKELQRQASPNIVIALAGNKADLATKRAVDFQDAQTYADDNSLLFMETSAKTAMNVNEIFMAIAKKLPKNEPQNAPGGPGRNRVVDLQESSQPSRSQCCSN; from the exons ATGGCAGGTCGAGGTGGAGCTGCCCGACCGAACGGACCAGCTGCTGGAAACAAAATCTGCCAGTTTAAACTCGTTCTCTTGGGAGAGTCAGCGGTGGGGAAGTCCAGCCTTGTCCTGCGCTTTGTCAAGGGGCAGTTCCACGAGTACCAGGAGAGCACGATTGGAG CTGCCTTCCTAACACAGACGGTCTGCCTGGATGACACAACGGTGAAGTTTGAAATATGGGACACGGCAGGACAGGAGCGGTATCACAGCCTGGCGCCCATGTATTACCGAGGTGCCCAAGCGGCCATCGTCGTCTACGACATCACTAACACA GACACATTTGTACGAGCCAAGAACTGGGTGAAAGAGTTGCAGAGGCAGGCTAGCCCCAATATTGTAATTGCACTAGCAGGAAACAAGGCAGACCTTGCTACCAAGAGAGCTGTGGACTTCCAG GATGCACAAACATATGCAGATGACAACAGCTTGCTGTTCATGGAGACGTCGGCAAAGACAGCGATGAATGTGAATGAAATCTTCATGGCAATAG ctaAGAAACTGCCAAAAAATGAACCCCAGAATGCTCCTGGAGGGCCAGGTAGGAATCGGGTGGTTGACCTTCAGGAGAGCAGTCAGCCGAGCAGGAGCCAGTGCTGCAGCAATTGA
- the LOC135998259 gene encoding heat shock protein beta-11-like, with protein sequence MGGTRPLLPGQGIKAAGGRAGASRSQLSGEVTATPVTPAAAAAAAAPAAAMLCRMHLAPFASSSLASRLGTVRTLWPHAETIFTELQQEMEKAREFMSSFEQLLTSHGATTAMERAPSTSTALAQGSGDGFSVCQDVKNFAPEQLSVKVVGRKVVLVGQKEMQSTDEKGCFSYKYEVLKREWDVPEDVDVEALSCSLSKEGQLLIEAPKLALTASGERNVPIQVSPAAPQPGPASENGAANKIQA encoded by the coding sequence ATGGGAGGGACGAGGCCACTCCTCCCCGGGCAGGGAATAAAAGCTGCGggcggcagagctggggcaTCGCGCTCTCAACTCAGCGGAGAGGTGACAGCGACACCAGTGacaccagcagcagccgcagcagcagcagcgccagcagcagcgaTGCTTTGCCGGATGCATCTCGCCCCATTCGCCTCCAGCTCCCTGGCCAGCCGGCTGGGCACCGTGAGGACCCTCTGGCCGCATGCAGAGACCATCTTCAccgagctgcagcaggagatggagaaggCTCGGGAGTTCATGAGCAGCTTCGAGCAGCTCCTGACCAGCCACGGAGCCACCACCGCCATGGAGCGAGCCCCGAGTACCAGCACCGCCCTGGCCCAGGGCTCCGGggacggcttctccgtctgcCAGGACGTGAAGAACTTCGCTCCCGAGCAGCTGTCGGTGAAGGTGGTGGGCAGGAaggtggtgctggtggggcAGAAGGAGATGCAGAGCACGGATGAGAAGGGCTGCTTCTCCTACAAGTACGAGGTGCTGAAGCGGGAGTGGGACGTGCCCGAGGATGTGGATGTGGAAGCGCTGAGCTGCTCCCTGTCCAAGGAGGGGCAGCTCCTCATCGAGGCCCCCAAACTGGCCCTGACGGCCAGCGGAGAGAGGAATGTGCCCATCCAGGTCAGCCCTGCAGCGCCACAGCCCGGACCAGCCTCTGAGAACGGAGCCGCCAACAAAATCCAGGCGTAA
- the LOC135998261 gene encoding heat shock protein 30C-like, producing MLCRLHFMPPTSSSLFPWLGPVRTLWPHPGTLFAELERELRLEMERAREFMSSFEQLLSSGSSPSRIGIAAERAPSTSAALTQGSGDGFSVCQDVKDFAPEQLSVKVVGRKVVLVGQKETQSTDDKGSFSYKYEVLKREWDVPEEVDAEALTCSLSKEGQLRIEAPKLALPAAPERNVPIQMEPAVAQLAAGTDDGAERAKA from the coding sequence ATGCTTTGCCGCCTGCACTTCATGCCACCCACATCCAGCTCGCTCTTCCCGTGGCTGGGACCCGTCCGCACCCTTTGGCCGCATCCGGGCACCCTCTTTGCCGAGCTGGAGCGAGAGTTGCGGCTGGAGATGGAGAGGGCTCGGGAGTTCATGAGCAGCTTTGAGCAGCTTCtgagcagcgggagcagccccagccggATCGGCATCGCCGCAGAGCGAGCCCCGAGCACCAGCGCAGCCCTGACCCAGGGCTCCGGggacggcttctccgtctgcCAGGACGTGAAGGACTTTGCGCCCGAGCAGCTGTCGGTGAAGGTGGTGGGCAGGAaggtggtgctggtggggcAGAAGGAGACACAGAGCACAGATGACAAGGGCTCCTTCTCCTACAAGTACGAGGTGCTGAAGCGGGAGTGGGATGTGCCCGAGGAGGTGGACGCCGAGGCACTGACCTGCTCCCTGTCCAAGGAGGGGCAGCTCCGCATCGAGGCCCCCAAACTGGCCCTGCCGGCTGCCCCCGAGAGGAATGTGCCCATCCAGATGGAGCCAGCGGTGGCACAGCTGGCAGCCGGCACCGACGACGGAGCCGAGCGCGCCAAGGCGTGA
- the KAT2A gene encoding histone acetyltransferase KAT2A — translation MAEPEAAQPGRPPPGPGAVAGSGGAGSGTAAAATGGGTGSSDPARPGLSQQQRASQRKAQVRGFPRGKKLEKLGVFSACKANDACKCNGWKNPNPPTAPRMDLQQPVTNLSEPCRSCSHALADHVSHLENVSEEEINRLLGMVVDVENLFMSVHKEEDTDTKQVYFYLFKLLRKCILQMSQPVVEGSLGSPPFEKPNIEQGVLNFVQYKFSHLPPKERQTMYELSKMFLLCLNYWKLETPSQFRQRSQNDDVATYKVNYTRWLCYCHVPQSCDSLPRYETTHVFGRSLLKSIFTVTRRQLLEKFRVEKDKLVPEKRTLILTHFPKFLSMLEEEIYGENSPIWEADFTVPATEGAQLVSRPAAVSTVAVPTTPLFSKKLSNSSSAASMDTSAPEPLPGEKRKLPESLTLEDAKRIRVMGDIPMELVNEVMLTITDPAAMLGPETSLLSANAARDETARLEERRGIIEFHVIGNSLSQKSNKKILMWLVGLQNVFSHQLPRMPKEYITRLVFDPKHKTLALIKDGRVIGGICFRMFPTQGFTEIVFCAVTSNEQVKGYGTHLMNHLKEYHIKHNILYFLTYADEYAIGYFKKQGFSKDIKVPKSRYLGYIKDYEGATLMECELNPRIPYTELSHIIKKQKEIIKKLIERKQAQIRKVYPGLTCFKEGVRQIPIESVPGIRETGWKPLGKEKGKELKDPDQLYNTLKNLLAQIKTHPSAWPFMEPVKKSEAPDYYEIIRFPIDLKTMTERLKNRYYVTKKLFIADLQRIITNCREYNPPDSDYCKCANTLEKFFYFKLKEGGLIDK, via the exons ATGGCGGAGCCGGAGGCCGCGCAGCCCGGGCGGCCCCCGCCGGGTCCGGGAGCGgtggcggggagcggcggggctgggagcgggacggcggcggcggcgacggGAGGAGGAACGGGGTCCAGCgacccggcccggcccgggctgAGCCAGCAGCAACGGGCGAGTCAGCGCAAGGCGCAGGTGCGGGGGTTCCCCCGCgggaagaagctggagaaacTAGGGGTCTTCTCGGCCTGCAAG GCCAATGACGCCTGCAAGTGCAATGGCTGGAAGAACCCCAACCCTCCCACTGCCCCTCGCATGGATCTGCAGCAGCCGGTGACCAACCTGAGCGAGCCCTGCCGGAGCTGCAGCCACGCGCTGG CGGACCATGTGTCGCACCTGGAGAACGTCTCGGAGGAGGAGATCAACCGGCTGCTGGGCATGGTGGTGGACGTGGAAAACCTCTTCATGTCAGTGCACAAGGAGGAGGACACGGACACCAAGCAGGTGTATTTCTACCTGTTCAAG CTGCTGCGGAAATGCATCCTGCAGATGAGCCAGCCTGTGGTGgaggggtccctggggagccccccCTTTGAGAAACCAAACATCGAGCAG gGAGTCCTGAACTTTGTCCAGTACAAGTTCAGCCACTTGCCGCCCAAGGAGCGGCAGACGATGTACGAGCTCTCcaagatgttcctgctctgccTAAACTACTGGAAGCTCGAGACACCGTCCCAGTTCCGGCAGCGCTCGCAGAACGACGATGTGGCCACCTACAAGGTCAACTACACCag GTGGCTGTGCTACTGCCACGTGCCACAGAGCTGTGACAGCCTCCCCCGCTACGAGACCACCCACGTCTTCGGGCGCAGCCTCCTGAAGTCCATCTTCACGGTCACCCGCcggcagctgctggagaagtTCCGGGTGGAGAAGGACAAGCTGGTGCCGGAGAAGCGGACGCTGATCCTCACCCACTTCCCCAA GTTCCTGTccatgctggaggaggagattTACGGCGAGAACTCTCCAATCTGGGAGGCTGATTTCACTGTGCCGGCCACGGAGGGTGCCCAGCTGGTGTCTCGTCCAG CCGCCGTCAGCACCGTCGCTGTGCCCACCACTCCGCTCTTCAGCAAGAAACtcagcaacagcagctctgctgcgaGCATGGACACCAGCGCCCCAGAGCCCCTGCCAG GGGAGAAGCGGAAGCTGCCCGAGAGCCTGACGCTGGAAGATGCCAAACGGATCCGTGTCATGGGCGACATCCCCATGGAGCTGGTGAATGAGGTCATGCTGACCATCACGGACCCCGCTGCCATGCTGGGCCCCGAG ACCAGTCTGCTGTCGGCAAACGCGGCGCGGGATGAGACGGCCCGGCTGGAGGAACGCCGCGGCATCATCGAGTTCCACGTCATCGGCAACTCGCTCTCGCAGAAATCCAACAAGAAGATCTTGATGTGGCTGGTGGGCTTGCAGAATGTCTTCTCGCACCAGCTGCCCCGCATGCCCAAGGAGTACATCACTCGCCTCGTCTTCGACCC GAAGCACAAGACCCTGGCGCTGATCAAGGACGGCCGAGTGATCGGGGGGATCTGCTTCCGCATGTTCCCCACCCAGGGCTTCACCGAGATCGTCTTCTGTGCCGTCACATCCAATGAGCAAGTGAAG GGCTACGGGACACACCTGATGAACCACCTGAAGGAGTACCACATCAAGCACAACATCCTCTACTTCCTCACCTACGCGGACGAGTACGCCATTGGCTACTTCAAGAAGCAG GGCTTTTCTAAGGACATCAAAGTCCCTAAGAGCCGCTACCTGGGCTACATCAAGGACTATGAGGGGGCGACCCTGATGGAGTGTGAGCTGAACCCCCGCATCCCCTACACCGAGCTCTCCCACATCATCAAGAAGCAGAAAGAG ATCATCAAGAAGCTGATCGAGAGGAAGCAAGCGCAGATCCGCAAGGTCTACCCTGGCCTGACCTGCTTCAAGGAGGGCGTGCGGCAGATCCCCATTGAGAGCGTTCCCGGCATCC GAGAAACGGGATGGAAACcactggggaaggagaaggg AAAAGAGCTGAAGGACCCAGACCAGCTCTACAACACCCTGAAGAACCTCCTGGCCCAGATCAAG ACCCACCCCAGCGCATGGCCCTTCATGGAGCCGGTGAAGAAGTCGGAGGCACCGGATTACTACGAAATCATCCGCTTCCCCATCG ACCTGAAGACCATGACCGAGCGCCTGAAGAACCGCTACTACGTCACCAAGAAGCTGTTCATCGCCGACCTGCAGCGCATCATCACCAACTGCCGCGAGTACAACCCGCCCGACAGCGACTACTGCAAGTGTGCCAACACCCTGGAGAAGTTCTTCTACTTCAAGCTCAAGGAGGGGGGGCTCATCGACAAGTAG
- the DHX58 gene encoding ATP-dependent RNA helicase DHX58, giving the protein MRTGPGSSRSGMELRGYQREVVTPALRGHNSIIWLPTGAGKTRAAVHVCRQHLESRRGGRVAVLVNKVHLVEQHAKKEFNVLQKDFRVTAISGDSSEKSFFASVVKRSDVVICTAQILQNALVSGEEDMHVELTDFSLLVIDECHHTHKEAVYNKIMLNYLQRKLCGQQDLPQVLGLTASPGTGGATSFEGAVEHILQICANLDTEKITSAQEELEQLQTHVPQPRKQYDLCQERAQDPFGERLKKVMEQIQQYMEMPALPRDFGTQIYEQRIVEVEKRAAETFCRKTRVCALHLRKYNDALLINDTVRMIDAFQCLQQFYATERDTKDPTEQFLTATFEENRTSLQAFAGDRRYENPRLGKLEQILREHFQPLGTSRGIVFTKTRQSAHSLLSWLQDTAALCGEHIRAAVLTGAGYSNQTRHMTQNEQQDVIKLFREGALNLLFSTSVAEEGLDIPECNIVVRYGLMTNEIAMMQARGRARAENSVYSVLAKANSREVSRELLNEDLVELMERAIRAVQAMPEREYRLKITELQRVAVASWLMKKARIGERRQLHDPDAVYLYCVNCNTAVCRGSDLRTVEGMHHINVNPNFGLYYRVSSGKIEFQRTFKDWEPGCRISCSECSQDWGMEMIYKQVKLPMLCIKNFVVETPAEKRRYKKWSAVTFPVKEFDYVEYCSSTHGLSF; this is encoded by the exons ATGCGAACCggccccggcagcagcaggagcgggATGGAGCTGCGGGGGTACCAGCGGGAAGTGGTGACCCCGGCCCTGCGTGGCCACAACAGCATCATCTGGTTGCCCACGGGCGCCGGCAAGACCCGCGCTGCCGTCCACGTCTGCCGGCAGCACCTGGAGAGCCGGCGGGGTGGCAGGGTGGCCGTGCTGGTCAACAAG GTGCACTTGGTGGAGCAACATGCCAAGAAGGAGTTCAACGTGCTGCAGAAGGACTTCAGGGTGACGGCCATCAGCGGGGACAGCAGCGAGAAGTCCTTCTTCGCCTCCGTGGTGAAGCGGAGCGACGTTGTCATCTGCACAGCCCAGATCCTGCAGAACGCGCTGGTCAGCGGGGAGGAGGACATGCACGTGGAGCTGACGG ATTTCTCGCTGCTGGTGATAGATGAGTGCCACCACACGCACAAGGAAGCCGTCTACAACAAAATCATGCTGAATTACCTCCAGCGCAAGctctgtgggcagcaggacctGCCGCAGGTCCTGGGCCTGACAGCGTCCCCTGGCACCGGGGGGGCAACTTCCTTTGAGGGGGCTGTAGAGCACATCTTGCAG ATCTGTGCCAACCTGGACACCGAGAAGATCACGTCGGCACAGGAGGAGTTGGAGCAGCTGCAGACCCACGTCCCCCAGCCCAGGAAGCAGTACGACCTGTGCCAGGAGAGAGCACAG gacCCCTTTGGCGAGCGGTTGAAGAAGGTAATGGAGCAGATCCAGCAGTACATGGAGATGCCCGCCCTGCCGCGGGACTTCGGCACGCAGATTTACGAGCAGCGCATCGTGGAGGTGGAGAAGAGAG CGGCGGAGACGTTTTGCCGCAAGACGCGGGTGTGCGCGCTGCACCTGCGCAAGTACAACGACGCTTTGCTGATCAACGACACGGTGCGGATGATCGACGCCTTCCAGTGCCTCCAGCAGTTCTATGCCACCGAGAGGGACACGAAGGACCCAACTGAACAGTTCCTCACCGCCACGTTTGAGG AGAACAGGACGAGCCTGCAGGCGTTTGCTGGGGACCGGCGCTATGAGAATCCCAGGCTGGGCAAACTGGAGCAGATCCTGCGGGAGCATTTCCAGCCCCTGGGTACTTCTCGTGGCATCGTCTTCACCAAGACCCGGCAGAGCGCCCACAGCCTGCTCAGCTGGCTGCAGGACACGGCCGCGCTCTGCGGGGAGCACATCAGGGCTGCCGTCCTCACCGGCGCCGGCTACAGCAACCAGACCAGGCACATGACGCAG aatGAGCAGCAGGATGTGATCAAGCTGTTCCGAGAGGGAGCCCTCAACCTGCTCTTCTCCACCAGTGTGGCCGAGGAGGGCCTGGATATCCCTGAGTGCAACATCGTGGTCCGCTATGGGCTGATGACCAACGAGATCGCCATGATGCAG GCCCGGGGCCGTGCCCGTGCCGAGAACAGCGTCTACTCGGTCCTCGCCAAAGCCAACAGCAGAGAGGTCTCCCGGGAGCTGCTCAACGAGGACCTGGTGGAGCTGATGGAGAGGGCGATCCGAGCGGTGCAAGCCATGCCCGAGCGGGAATACCGCCTCAAG ATCACGGAGCTGCAGCGAGTCGCCGTGGCCAGCTGGCTGATGAAGAAGGCCAGGATCGGTGAGAGGCGGCAGCTGCACGACCCCGACGCCGTTTACCTCTACTGTGTCAACTGCAACACGGCGGTGTGCCGCGGCAGCGACCTCCGCACCGTGGAGGGCATGCACCACATTAACGTCAACCCCAACTTCGG GCTGTATTACAGAGTTTCCTCTGGGAAAATAGAATTCCAGCGGACTTTCAAGGACTGGGAGCCCGGCTGCCGCATCTCGTGCAGTGAGTGCAGCCAG GACTGGGGAATGGAGATGATCTACAAGCAGGTGAAGCTGCCTATGCTCTGCATCAAAAACTTCGTGGTGGAGACACCAGCTGAGAAGAGGAGGTACAAGAAGTGGAGTGCTGTGACATTCCCTGTCAAGGAGTTTGACTACGTGGAGTACTGCTCCAGCACCCACGGCCTGTCCTTCTAG